From a region of the Streptomyces sp. B21-083 genome:
- a CDS encoding NADP-dependent oxidoreductase → MSENTMRAVTISEFGGAEVLTVEEVARPEPLPTEVLVRVHAAGINPVDWKTREGQGMAGLQTLPLILGWDVSGVVEKVGFGVTTLKVGDEVYGMPWFPRAAGGYAEYVSAPARQWARKPATLDHAHAAAVPLAALTAWQTVVDTAHVQAGQRVLITAAAGGVGHFAVQFARHLGAHVIATASAARHPWLKELGADETIDYTTTRFEDVVKDVDVVIDLVGDAHDNTSTRSLKVLRPGGLLVAVPSGVSPDLAQAAEAAGVRLTAYLVEPDGPALTTIAGLIDAGEVAVEVEETFPLEQVGTAQAHVQAGRTRGKVVLTVTD, encoded by the coding sequence ATGAGCGAGAACACCATGCGGGCAGTCACCATCAGCGAGTTCGGCGGAGCGGAGGTGCTGACCGTCGAGGAGGTCGCGCGCCCCGAGCCGCTGCCGACCGAGGTGCTGGTGCGGGTGCACGCCGCCGGGATCAACCCGGTGGACTGGAAGACCCGCGAGGGTCAGGGAATGGCGGGGCTGCAGACGCTCCCGCTGATCCTCGGCTGGGACGTCTCCGGCGTCGTCGAGAAGGTCGGCTTCGGCGTCACCACCCTGAAGGTCGGCGACGAGGTGTACGGCATGCCGTGGTTCCCGCGCGCCGCCGGCGGCTACGCCGAGTACGTGAGCGCACCGGCCCGCCAGTGGGCCCGCAAGCCGGCCACCCTCGACCACGCGCACGCGGCCGCCGTGCCGCTGGCGGCGCTGACCGCCTGGCAGACCGTGGTCGACACCGCCCACGTCCAGGCCGGCCAGCGCGTCCTGATCACGGCCGCCGCCGGCGGAGTGGGCCACTTCGCGGTCCAGTTCGCCCGGCACCTGGGCGCCCACGTGATCGCCACCGCCAGCGCCGCCCGCCACCCCTGGCTCAAGGAACTCGGCGCCGACGAGACCATCGACTACACCACCACGCGCTTCGAGGACGTCGTCAAGGACGTCGACGTCGTCATCGACCTGGTGGGCGACGCCCACGACAACACGAGCACCCGCTCGCTGAAGGTCCTGCGCCCGGGCGGCCTGCTGGTCGCCGTACCGTCCGGTGTCTCCCCGGACCTGGCCCAGGCCGCCGAGGCGGCCGGCGTGCGCCTCACTGCGTACCTGGTCGAGCCGGACGGTCCTGCGCTGACCACGATCGCAGGCCTGATCGACGCCGGTGAGGTCGCCGTCGAGGTGGAGGAGACCTTCCCGCTGGAGCAGGTCGGCACGGCCCAGGCCCACGTCCAGGCCGGCCGCACTCGCGGCAAGGTCGTCCTCACCGTGACCGACTGA
- a CDS encoding carboxylesterase/lipase family protein: MSTGEFPEVRTAAGAVRGRREGGLAVFRGIPFAEPPVGELRFAAPLPAARWDGVREAFAFGPPPPQEVTGPDASPAGDDWLTVNVWTPDADPAARRPVMVWIYGGAYKLGSADDPSYDGGRLSRDGDVVVVTLNYRVGIEGFARIEGAPANRGLLDQVAALEWVRENVAAFGGDPDQVTVFGESAGAGSIGALLVMPRARGLFRRAIAQSVPGTYFSDALAGDIAGALAGELGLRPTVADLAGVDPRKLPGAGAALSARMREYVPRWGAVALTPTPFSPVVDGDVLPTAPWEALAGGAARDVDLIVGHTRDEYRLFLMFAGLFGRVDEAMAATVLRMFGPGADAGQAYRAAFPDASAEYLFELVQSDWLFRMPSLHLAQAQVAGGGRAHMYELTWSAPLNGGALGACHGLDVPLTFGNFGNFGDSAGGLGGMLLGPTPPPETEALSARLRSAWTSFAATGDPGWPAYDTERRLVQLLDTEPSVAAYPEEASRRLWERHMFGVLPLTAE, encoded by the coding sequence ATGAGTACAGGAGAGTTTCCCGAGGTCAGGACGGCCGCAGGCGCCGTCCGAGGGCGCCGGGAGGGCGGCCTCGCGGTGTTTCGCGGTATTCCGTTCGCGGAGCCCCCCGTGGGGGAGCTGCGGTTCGCGGCGCCACTACCGGCGGCCCGCTGGGACGGGGTGCGGGAGGCCTTCGCCTTCGGACCGCCTCCTCCGCAGGAGGTGACGGGGCCCGACGCCTCGCCCGCCGGGGACGACTGGCTGACCGTCAACGTGTGGACACCGGACGCGGATCCGGCGGCGCGCCGGCCGGTGATGGTGTGGATCTACGGCGGCGCCTACAAGCTGGGCTCCGCCGACGACCCGAGCTACGACGGCGGCCGTCTCTCCCGCGACGGTGACGTCGTCGTGGTCACCCTCAACTACCGGGTCGGCATCGAGGGGTTCGCCCGCATCGAGGGCGCCCCGGCCAACCGCGGGCTCCTCGACCAGGTCGCCGCCCTGGAATGGGTGCGCGAGAACGTCGCCGCGTTCGGCGGCGACCCCGACCAGGTCACCGTCTTCGGGGAGTCGGCGGGCGCCGGCTCCATCGGCGCACTGCTGGTCATGCCGAGGGCGCGAGGACTGTTCCGGCGGGCGATCGCGCAGAGTGTGCCCGGCACGTACTTCTCGGACGCGCTGGCCGGGGACATCGCCGGCGCGCTGGCCGGTGAGCTCGGGCTGCGTCCCACGGTCGCCGACCTGGCCGGCGTGGACCCGCGCAAGCTGCCCGGGGCGGGGGCCGCGCTGAGCGCCCGGATGCGTGAGTACGTGCCGAGGTGGGGTGCGGTCGCCCTCACCCCGACCCCGTTCTCGCCCGTCGTCGACGGCGATGTCCTGCCCACCGCGCCGTGGGAGGCCCTGGCGGGCGGCGCCGCGCGGGACGTGGACCTGATCGTCGGGCACACCCGGGACGAGTACCGCCTCTTCCTCATGTTCGCCGGGCTGTTCGGCCGGGTGGACGAGGCGATGGCGGCGACGGTCCTGCGTATGTTCGGCCCCGGGGCCGACGCCGGACAGGCCTATCGCGCCGCGTTCCCGGACGCCTCGGCGGAGTACCTCTTCGAACTCGTCCAGTCGGACTGGCTGTTCCGCATGCCGTCGCTGCACCTCGCCCAGGCGCAGGTGGCCGGAGGTGGCCGGGCCCACATGTACGAGCTGACCTGGTCCGCCCCGCTGAACGGCGGTGCCCTGGGCGCCTGTCACGGTCTGGACGTGCCGCTGACCTTCGGCAACTTCGGCAACTTCGGCGACAGCGCCGGCGGACTCGGCGGCATGCTCCTCGGACCCACGCCGCCGCCCGAGACCGAGGCGCTCTCCGCCCGCCTCCGCTCCGCCTGGACCTCCTTCGCGGCGACGGGCGACCCGGGCTGGCCCGCGTACGACACCGAACGGCGACTCGTCCAGCTCCTCGACACCGAACCGTCCGTCGCCGCCTACCCGGAGGAGGCCTCCCGCCGCCTGTGGGAGAGGCACATGTTCGGCGTGCTGCCCCTGACGGCGGAGTGA
- a CDS encoding GlxA family transcriptional regulator: MSHRVAVLALDGVLPLDLGIPARVFNEARKPDGTPLYSVVTFSLGGRPVRTHEDYRIVVDHDESVLESADTVVLATQEPGEDLLATGALPGELAAALDRIGPRTRIVSLCTSAFLLAAAGLLDGGRATTHWTLCDELARLFPDIEVDPDVLFVDNGRILTSAGGAAGIDLCLHLVRLDHGAAVASAAARRCVVAPWREGGQAQFIEHPVPQDTDRSTSATRQWALDRLAEPITLEDMARHAHMSVRTFTRRFRSEVGSSPLKWLAQRRLAHARLLLESTGLTVARIATASGFGDPVALRKHFHTHLGLSPLAYRHAHNAPEPMTASGPGCERSA, from the coding sequence ATGTCGCATCGTGTCGCTGTTCTCGCCCTCGACGGAGTCCTTCCGCTGGATCTGGGCATCCCGGCCCGGGTGTTCAACGAGGCCCGTAAGCCGGACGGGACTCCTCTGTACTCCGTCGTCACCTTCTCCCTCGGCGGCCGGCCGGTGCGCACGCACGAGGACTACCGGATCGTCGTCGACCACGACGAGTCGGTGCTGGAGAGCGCGGACACCGTCGTCCTCGCCACGCAGGAGCCCGGCGAGGACCTGCTCGCGACCGGCGCGCTTCCCGGGGAACTCGCCGCGGCGCTGGACCGGATCGGGCCGCGGACCCGCATCGTCAGCCTGTGCACCTCGGCCTTCCTGCTCGCGGCGGCCGGTCTGCTGGACGGCGGCCGGGCCACCACACACTGGACGCTGTGCGACGAACTGGCGCGGCTGTTCCCCGACATCGAGGTCGATCCGGACGTGCTGTTCGTCGACAACGGACGCATCCTGACGTCCGCCGGCGGAGCCGCCGGCATCGACCTGTGCCTGCACCTGGTCCGTCTGGACCACGGAGCGGCGGTGGCCTCGGCCGCCGCGCGGCGCTGCGTGGTGGCGCCATGGCGCGAGGGCGGCCAGGCGCAGTTCATCGAGCACCCGGTACCGCAGGACACCGACCGCTCCACCTCGGCGACCCGCCAGTGGGCGCTGGACCGGCTGGCAGAGCCGATCACACTGGAGGACATGGCCCGGCACGCGCACATGAGCGTGCGCACCTTCACTCGGCGCTTCCGCAGCGAGGTGGGCAGCAGCCCGCTGAAGTGGCTGGCACAACGACGGCTGGCGCACGCGCGCCTGCTGCTGGAATCCACCGGCCTGACCGTCGCACGGATCGCCACTGCCTCCGGCTTCGGCGACCCCGTCGCCCTGCGCAAGCACTTCCACACGCACCTCGGCCTGTCACCACTGGCCTACCGTCACGCCCACAACGCACCGGAGCCTATGACGGCGTCTGGGCCGGGATGTGAGCGGTCTGCGTGA
- a CDS encoding GlcG/HbpS family heme-binding protein, which produces MSTETLQKSAPASSITQAAAGALIAAVHAAAARIGFTASIAVTDQGGHLKAFDRADDAPFLTAEVALDKAWTAASFRIPTHTWNDLLANPQIAPLGGHPRVMAVGGGYPIIENGQYVGGLGISGGTYDQDQQAAEEALAALGFELPGL; this is translated from the coding sequence ATGAGCACCGAGACACTCCAGAAGTCGGCCCCCGCTTCGTCCATCACCCAGGCCGCCGCCGGCGCACTCATCGCGGCGGTACACGCCGCGGCTGCCCGGATCGGCTTCACGGCGTCCATCGCCGTCACCGACCAGGGCGGACATCTGAAGGCATTCGACCGCGCCGACGACGCGCCCTTTCTCACCGCCGAGGTGGCCCTCGACAAGGCCTGGACCGCGGCCTCCTTCCGAATCCCCACCCACACGTGGAACGACTTGCTCGCCAACCCGCAGATCGCGCCGCTGGGCGGCCATCCTCGTGTGATGGCCGTCGGCGGCGGCTACCCGATCATCGAGAACGGCCAGTACGTCGGAGGGCTGGGGATATCCGGTGGCACCTACGACCAGGACCAGCAGGCCGCCGAGGAGGCCCTCGCCGCCCTCGGGTTCGAGCTGCCCGGTCTCTGA
- a CDS encoding pirin family protein, with product MSNLDRAPVPSVCGGRGFVVAEPVRELLSPRHVKLGEGTEVRRLLPNLGRRMIGAWAFVDHYGPDDIADEPGMQVPPHPHMGLQTVSWLHEGEVLHRDSTGSLQTIRPRELGLMTSGRAISHSEESPRSHARFLHGAQLWVALPDGHRHTDPHFEHHAGLPTVTAPGVTATVILGDLDGATSPGTTYTPIVGADLTLTADADVRLPLVPDFEYGVLAMSGEVHVDGVPVLPGSMLYLGCGRTELPLRAASDASVMLLGGEPFEEELIMWWNFVGRTQEEIVQARDDWAEGARFGEVKGYDGAPLRAPELPATPLKPRGRLR from the coding sequence ATGAGCAACCTTGACCGCGCGCCCGTACCCAGCGTCTGTGGCGGCCGTGGATTCGTCGTCGCCGAACCCGTGCGCGAACTGCTGAGCCCACGGCACGTCAAGCTCGGGGAGGGCACCGAGGTACGCCGGCTGCTGCCGAACCTCGGGCGGCGCATGATCGGCGCGTGGGCCTTCGTCGACCACTACGGGCCGGACGACATCGCCGACGAGCCCGGTATGCAGGTGCCGCCGCACCCCCACATGGGCCTGCAGACGGTGAGCTGGCTGCACGAGGGCGAGGTGCTGCACCGCGACTCGACCGGCAGCCTCCAGACGATCCGCCCGCGTGAACTGGGTCTCATGACCTCCGGCCGGGCCATCAGTCACTCCGAGGAGAGTCCCAGGTCCCACGCGCGGTTCCTGCACGGGGCGCAGCTGTGGGTCGCCCTGCCGGACGGCCACCGCCACACCGACCCCCACTTCGAACACCACGCCGGTCTGCCCACGGTCACGGCACCCGGCGTGACGGCGACCGTGATCCTGGGCGACCTCGACGGCGCGACCTCGCCCGGCACGACGTACACCCCGATCGTCGGCGCCGACCTGACGCTCACCGCAGACGCCGACGTACGCCTTCCACTGGTGCCCGACTTCGAGTACGGGGTGCTGGCGATGTCCGGGGAGGTGCACGTCGACGGGGTTCCGGTGCTGCCGGGCTCGATGCTCTACCTCGGCTGCGGCCGCACCGAACTCCCGCTGCGCGCCGCCTCCGACGCGAGCGTGATGCTTCTGGGCGGTGAGCCGTTCGAGGAGGAGTTGATCATGTGGTGGAACTTCGTCGGACGGACACAGGAGGAGATCGTGCAGGCCCGCGACGACTGGGCGGAGGGGGCCCGTTTCGGCGAAGTGAAGGGCTACGACGGAGCCCCACTGCGCGCACCGGAGCTCCCGGCGACGCCGCTGAAACCACGCGGAAGGCTGCGCTGA